One Cervus canadensis isolate Bull #8, Minnesota chromosome 1, ASM1932006v1, whole genome shotgun sequence genomic window carries:
- the RNF34 gene encoding E3 ubiquitin-protein ligase RNF34 — translation MKAGATSMWASCCGLLNEVMGTGAVRGQQSGFAGGTGPFRFTPNSDFSAYPPASTEGPNIVCKACGLSFSVFRKKHVCCDCKKDFCSVCSVLQENLRRCSTCHLLQETAFQRPQLMRLKVKDLRQYLILRNIPIDTCREKEDLVDLVLCHHRLGSEDDLDTSSLNSSRSQTSSFFTHSFFSNYTAPSATASSFQGELMGGDRTLGSGALAQEPSEIASANTEEDEDDDDDDDDDDDDDEENLEERTPGLAKKRVRASLSDLSSLEDVEGMSVRQLKEILARNFVNYSGCCEKWELVEKVNRLYKENEENQKSYGERLQLQDEEDDSLCRICMDAVIDCVLLECGHMVTCTKCGKRMSECPICRQYVVRAVHVFKS, via the exons ATGAAG gCGGGTGCTACGTCTATGTGGGCTTCTTGCTGTGGGCTACTGAACGAAGTCATGGGGACTGGAGCTGTCAGGGGCCAGCAATCTGGATTTGCAGGAGGCACTGGTCCATTCAGATTTACACCAAATTCTGATTTTTCTGCTTACCCACCAGCATCTACAGAAGGGCCTAATATAGTTTGCAAAGCCTGTGGACTTTCATTTTCAGTCTTTAGAAAGAAG cATGTATGTTGTGACTGCAAGAAAGATTTTTGCTCCGTGTGTTCTGTCTTACAAGAAAATCTCCGTAGATGTTCCACTTGTCACTTATTACAAGAGACGGCCTTTCAGCGCCCTCAGTTAATGCGACTGAAAGTGAAGGATCTCCGACAGTATCTCATCCTTCGAAACATACCAATCGATACCTGTCGGGAGAAAGAAGACTTGGTGGACCTGGTCCTGTGCCACCATCGGCTGGGCTCTGAGGACGACTTGGACACGAGCAGTCTCAATTCCTCAAGGTCCCAGACTTCTAGCTTTTTTACACActcatttttttcaaactatACAGCCCCGTCTGCTACTGCATCTTCGTTTCAGGGAGAGCTTATGGGTGGAGACCGGACCTTAGGATCTGGAGCGCTGGCACAG GAGCCCAGTGAAATAGCTTCAGCAAACACagaagaagatgaagatgatgacGATGACGATGACgatgatgacgatgatgatgaaGAAAACTTGGAGGAGCGG ACGCCTGGCCTCGCCAAGAAGAGAGTGAGAGCGTCTCTGTCTGACCTATCAAGCCTTGAGGATGTAGAAGGGATGAGCGTGCGCCAGCTGAAGGAGATCCTGGCTCGGAATTTCGTCAACTATTCTGGCTGTTGTGAAAAATGGGAGCTAGTAGAGAAAGTAAACCGGTtatacaaagagaatgaagaaaaccAAAAGTCAT ATGGTGAGCGGCTGCAGCTGCAGGACGAGGAGGACGACAGCCTGTGCCGGATCTGCATGGACGCCGTCATCGACTGCGTCTTGCTCGAGTGCGGGCACATGGTCACCTGCACCAAGTGTGGCAAGCGCATGAGCGAGTGTCCCATCTGCCGGCAGTACGTGGTGCGCGCTGTGCACGTGTTCAAGTCCTGA